One genomic segment of Flagellimonas marinaquae includes these proteins:
- a CDS encoding DUF4625 domain-containing protein produces the protein MKLKFKHIFIATSIIFLSSCSSSDDSTIDEEKPAISINFSGGFPQACEVLQRGQTYTFKAQATDNVSLASYSLDIHHNFDHHTHDDQGAQCDLEAVKSAENPLIYMQNFTIAEGGTSHEINISITIPEDIDTGDYHCAYSVTDATGWQGRTSVDIKIVE, from the coding sequence ATGAAACTAAAATTTAAACACATCTTTATCGCCACTTCAATCATATTTTTGTCGAGCTGCTCAAGTAGTGACGACTCTACTATTGATGAAGAAAAGCCTGCGATCAGCATAAACTTCTCGGGTGGCTTTCCCCAAGCCTGCGAAGTACTGCAAAGGGGTCAGACCTACACATTTAAGGCCCAAGCAACGGATAATGTATCCTTGGCCTCCTATAGTTTGGACATACATCACAATTTTGACCACCACACCCACGATGACCAGGGTGCTCAATGTGATCTAGAAGCTGTTAAAAGTGCAGAAAACCCATTGATCTACATGCAAAACTTTACTATTGCAGAAGGTGGAACTTCACATGAGATCAATATTAGCATTACCATACCGGAAGATATAGATACCGGCGACTACCATTGTGCCTACTCCGTAACGGATGCCACTGGATGGCAAGGTAGAACATCTGTGGACATTAAGATTGTGGAATAA
- a CDS encoding DUF4625 domain-containing protein produces the protein MKSMLKPLAIIAFLGVALQSCSSDDDGTDAVAAPVIANFEFGEGSAHSTDQVAYKGSDLHLEAEITAEGVVQSISIDIHSDEVEAGEGEVDWDYEQTWTDADYLVINPTFHEHIDIPTNIPAGEYHIELVVTDALGNTTEIEGHIQILDPITVSDFEMDETVERGSDFHIEFMIEAVNGIHEVLVDVHAHDLEVGEGEVEWDYEGDFSEDYHELTEAEFHEHIEVPATAPAGEYHIIFTIEDEDGNIHEFEDHIDITVPTV, from the coding sequence ATGAAATCAATGTTAAAACCACTTGCAATTATCGCATTTTTAGGCGTAGCCCTTCAATCTTGTAGTAGCGATGATGATGGAACCGACGCAGTAGCAGCCCCGGTTATCGCCAATTTTGAATTTGGAGAGGGCAGTGCCCATTCTACCGATCAAGTTGCCTATAAAGGATCGGACCTTCATTTAGAAGCGGAAATTACTGCCGAAGGAGTTGTACAAAGTATCTCCATCGACATTCATTCAGACGAGGTAGAGGCCGGAGAAGGTGAAGTAGATTGGGATTACGAACAAACTTGGACCGATGCCGATTACTTGGTGATCAACCCTACATTCCATGAACACATCGATATTCCGACCAACATTCCCGCGGGAGAATACCACATTGAACTGGTAGTGACCGATGCCCTTGGAAATACAACAGAAATCGAAGGTCACATCCAAATTCTTGATCCTATTACCGTAAGCGATTTTGAAATGGATGAAACCGTAGAGCGAGGAAGCGATTTCCATATAGAATTTATGATCGAAGCGGTAAATGGTATACATGAGGTATTGGTGGATGTTCATGCCCACGATCTTGAAGTAGGCGAAGGAGAAGTGGAATGGGATTACGAAGGCGACTTTTCCGAGGATTACCACGAATTGACCGAGGCAGAGTTCCATGAGCACATAGAAGTACCTGCTACTGCTCCAGCAGGGGAATATCACATTATTTTTACTATCGAGGACGAGGATGGAAACATCCACGAATTCGAAGACCATATCGATATTACAGTACCTACAGTTTAA
- a CDS encoding TonB-dependent receptor has translation MIKYTLLACLFIGFNTLIWAQETYTIIGSVIDSSTLAPISGANIVGSTKHAVSSLNGEFIIENIPKGAHTFEISHIAYAPIKLVIEVDRNLSEYTIKLTEKVTNLDEIELLGKSDKRQAQELSTISVGVDKEFLETNRENSLMQTLKKIPGVSTITIGSGQSKPVIRGLGFNRVSVVQNGIKHEAQQWGNDHGLEIDQYGIENIQIIKGPASLLYGSDAIAGVVDIQPSKIPMPNSFNGEVNLLGETNNDLLGISTGIQGRKEQWFYRGRLTYRDYGDYKVPTDKIYYEGYVFDLYENHLRNTAGMEANASASIGFVTENIKSETFFSNVNAKNGFFANAHGLEVRNSSIDYDSSDRDIDLPYHKVNHFKITNNTTFYKGAHTIQLDLGYQNNQREEHSEPVPHGYMPTPPNSRERVFTKNTYSLNLKDTFKPNDRHDIVFGINTEYQNNNIGGWGFLIPAYDRYTAGVFVFDHYKISENLHLQGGLRYDAGLMRTTSYTDWFRSVVNNPDGTTSNVFLQRARDEDLEFGNLSGSLGLSYLNNNTTYKVNVGKSFRMPLANELASDGVNYHMYRYERGRIDLDPEQSYQIDLDIDHSNNYFDFGISPFFNYFENYIYLNPTSNYYETLQVYEYTQSEVVRFGGEARVGATVGNDLRLDASLEYVYSRQTSGPKKDFTLPFNPPLSTLLSANYQFKNVSFLKAPSITAEYRITAAQNDIVPPEEKTEGFQVLHISAMAGITMFKTAQPMQLRIKLNNVFNTEYYDHTSFYRLIDVPEPGRNLSISMTIPF, from the coding sequence ATGATAAAATACACACTTCTTGCTTGTTTGTTTATTGGTTTCAACACTTTGATTTGGGCTCAGGAAACCTACACTATTATAGGTTCGGTTATTGATTCGAGTACTTTGGCCCCTATTTCAGGCGCCAATATTGTTGGTAGTACCAAACATGCCGTCTCCTCGCTAAACGGTGAATTTATTATAGAGAATATACCTAAAGGAGCTCATACATTTGAAATATCCCATATTGCCTACGCTCCAATCAAATTGGTTATAGAAGTGGATCGAAACCTTAGCGAATACACAATAAAATTAACGGAGAAGGTGACCAATTTAGATGAGATTGAGCTACTTGGAAAAAGTGACAAAAGACAGGCTCAAGAACTCTCAACAATTTCAGTTGGAGTGGACAAGGAATTTTTGGAAACCAACCGCGAGAACAGCTTAATGCAAACCCTTAAAAAAATTCCTGGTGTAAGCACCATAACCATTGGCTCAGGGCAATCAAAACCTGTAATCAGGGGGCTCGGATTTAATCGGGTAAGTGTGGTCCAAAACGGCATTAAGCACGAAGCCCAGCAATGGGGAAATGATCATGGGCTCGAAATAGACCAATACGGAATAGAGAACATACAGATCATTAAAGGTCCCGCATCTTTATTATATGGCTCCGATGCCATAGCCGGTGTAGTGGACATCCAGCCCTCAAAAATACCCATGCCGAACTCCTTTAATGGTGAAGTAAACCTACTTGGTGAGACCAATAATGATCTTTTAGGTATTTCCACTGGAATCCAAGGAAGAAAAGAACAATGGTTCTATCGTGGGCGATTGACCTACCGGGATTATGGCGATTACAAAGTGCCCACCGATAAAATTTATTACGAGGGCTACGTTTTTGACCTGTACGAAAATCATCTCAGAAATACAGCGGGCATGGAAGCCAATGCCAGTGCCAGCATTGGTTTTGTAACGGAAAACATTAAATCAGAAACTTTTTTCAGCAATGTAAACGCCAAAAATGGATTCTTTGCCAATGCCCATGGTCTCGAGGTTAGGAACTCCTCTATCGATTATGATAGTTCCGATCGGGATATCGATTTACCCTACCACAAGGTAAACCACTTTAAAATAACCAATAACACCACTTTTTATAAAGGAGCGCACACCATTCAATTGGACCTTGGTTACCAAAACAACCAAAGAGAGGAGCACTCCGAACCTGTTCCCCATGGTTATATGCCCACACCCCCCAACAGCAGGGAAAGGGTATTTACAAAAAACACCTATTCGCTGAACTTAAAAGACACCTTTAAGCCCAATGATAGACATGACATTGTTTTTGGAATAAATACGGAATACCAGAACAATAATATAGGTGGATGGGGCTTTCTGATTCCTGCTTATGACCGGTATACCGCGGGAGTGTTTGTATTTGACCATTATAAAATCAGTGAAAATTTACACTTACAGGGAGGTTTGCGATACGATGCTGGCCTTATGCGGACAACATCCTACACAGACTGGTTCCGATCTGTTGTAAACAATCCCGATGGCACCACCTCCAATGTATTTTTGCAACGTGCACGAGACGAGGATTTGGAATTTGGCAACCTAAGCGGATCTTTGGGTTTGAGTTACCTCAATAATAATACTACATATAAAGTAAACGTTGGAAAGAGTTTTAGAATGCCTTTGGCCAATGAGTTGGCTTCAGATGGGGTAAACTATCATATGTACCGTTACGAAAGGGGAAGAATAGATCTAGACCCAGAACAATCCTATCAAATAGATTTGGATATCGATCATTCCAACAACTATTTTGATTTTGGTATCAGCCCTTTTTTCAACTATTTTGAAAATTACATTTATCTCAACCCTACCTCCAATTACTATGAGACCTTACAAGTGTACGAATATACCCAAAGCGAGGTAGTCCGTTTTGGTGGCGAGGCACGGGTAGGTGCAACCGTCGGCAATGATCTACGTTTGGATGCTTCTTTGGAATATGTGTATTCCAGACAGACCAGTGGACCCAAAAAGGATTTCACGCTACCCTTTAATCCGCCCCTCTCCACTTTGCTCTCTGCCAACTATCAATTTAAGAATGTATCCTTTTTAAAAGCACCGAGTATCACCGCGGAATATAGGATAACCGCTGCCCAAAACGATATTGTACCTCCAGAGGAAAAAACAGAAGGTTTTCAAGTACTCCATATATCCGCCATGGCAGGGATAACAATGTTCAAAACGGCACAACCTATGCAATTACGCATAAAACTAAATAATGTATTCAATACAGAATACTACGATCATACCAGTTTTTATCGGCTTATCGACGTTCCAGAACCTGGCAGGAACTTATCCATTTCGATGACCATACCATTTTAA
- a CDS encoding gliding motility-associated C-terminal domain-containing protein, which translates to MNKPLTLLRCRHSLLMVLFVLASIKAGYSQDCSVNAGSDQNFDRTTTVFLGADVPPVGFGVWTQLSGPTLVTFDDATDPSTQVFNTALGTYIFEWTVSDVTCNTASDTVGITIEGVDLELEIVVNDPLPNIGDVVTFTINLSNFGDVDATGVAIENLVPSGFNNVTAINNSGTFSFITDKVSWTGINVPVGTNTASLSFDATVLTPTATIGEFTHVAEIIFADQLDVDSTPNNDDGDQSEDDEDNITPAPQQADLSLTKTVVGGDLSPFVTEQIGFEITIANNGPHDATNVRVVDQILSGFNYISYSATTGTYDPISGFWEVGTLANGNIQTLTINVEVNATGNHTNTAQIIASDAFDIDSTPANGVSSEDDQGDVVISPQELIDLSLTKSIDKSPPLVSDNVRFTIVVTNDGPSDATSVEVTDLLPSGYTYISDNSGGTYNQITGIWNVGTLSSGNSTSLSILCNVNASGIYENTAEITGHDQTDVDSAPNNGLVGEDDQDSISVVPEPLVDIEITKTVDELVPEVGEEIRFTVTIQNNGPSDATNVVVTDVLSTGYQLVAANPSVGTYNATNGSWVVGNLANGISETLEISVDVLPTGNYSNTAELTNVAERDIDSSPNNNNETEDDQQTIEPIVVPVADLLLRKSVNELSPYVGQNVIFTLNITNLGPSEASGVQIMDLLPDGYTYVSHGATAGIYIPTTGMWTLNADIGDGNTETLSIVAAVNDQGDYFNVTEVFSADQLDPNSIPNNNNVFENDQDSAGTTPVPSADLNLNLAVDNEFPDVGTQVTFTVTLANQGPSDAIGVAVENLLSDGFTYISDNSNGSFDPSTGLWNVGNLALATQMELSIVAEVNPTGDYDINSEVVSATFFDVDSTPNNNIPTEDDQDHKTISPRQVADISISQTVSSMNPEVGDEVVFTIQIANNGPNHATGLIIEDELENGYQFVSAMPSAGVYDEIAGSWELPSLANATTQTLEIRVLVLPNGEYKNTAELIASDIYDPDSTPNNNLGSEDDQSTIIPVPGGLNDLSLSKTVDNANPNVGDLVRFVVSITNNGPSDARNVSVTDILPIGYTYESHSATAGVYQANAGLWNINRAILNQDTESLEILAVVNPPTGTENEYLNEAYISSSLYPDPDSDPSTGTNADDLSDGIVDDDEAAAFVLPQTTDLVITKHVDNASPNIGDEVIFEITVVNQGLDDATHIGIQEELPLGYTYVSHETTNGTYDASASFWEIESLPTTESATLLLTVEVADVDDYINRVSLAFVDQWDIDESNNSAEAFVEPGCLVVYNEFSPNGDGVNDYFKIDCIAQYPNNSLQVYNRWGNIVFQTRSYKNDWDGTTNGRAVVQPEDQLPVGTYYYVLDLGDGSEPRTDWLYINR; encoded by the coding sequence ATGAACAAACCGCTAACCCTCCTGCGTTGCAGGCATTCTTTATTGATGGTACTTTTTGTCTTGGCATCAATTAAAGCTGGATATTCGCAGGATTGTTCGGTCAATGCAGGTTCGGACCAAAATTTTGACCGTACGACGACGGTGTTTTTGGGTGCCGATGTGCCTCCGGTCGGTTTCGGTGTTTGGACACAACTATCGGGCCCAACCCTAGTGACTTTTGATGATGCCACCGATCCAAGCACCCAAGTCTTCAATACTGCTTTGGGAACCTATATTTTTGAATGGACCGTTTCGGATGTTACCTGCAATACTGCTTCGGACACAGTGGGGATTACCATCGAAGGAGTAGATCTGGAACTGGAAATAGTAGTTAACGATCCACTGCCGAATATTGGTGATGTAGTGACTTTTACAATTAATTTGAGCAATTTTGGGGATGTTGACGCCACGGGTGTCGCCATTGAAAACCTTGTTCCATCTGGTTTCAACAATGTAACCGCAATAAACAATAGCGGAACTTTTAGTTTTATTACGGATAAAGTTAGTTGGACAGGTATAAACGTTCCTGTAGGTACAAATACGGCCTCGTTGAGTTTTGATGCTACCGTATTGACCCCAACGGCAACGATAGGGGAGTTTACACACGTTGCAGAAATTATTTTTGCCGATCAATTGGATGTGGATAGTACACCGAACAACGATGACGGAGATCAAAGTGAAGATGATGAGGACAATATTACTCCAGCACCACAACAAGCCGATTTATCACTGACCAAAACAGTGGTAGGAGGGGATTTATCTCCCTTTGTGACCGAACAGATCGGTTTTGAAATAACCATTGCCAACAATGGACCGCACGACGCCACCAATGTACGGGTCGTAGATCAAATACTTTCGGGCTTCAACTATATTTCCTATTCAGCAACAACAGGCACGTACGATCCCATTAGCGGCTTTTGGGAAGTGGGGACATTGGCCAATGGCAATATTCAAACACTTACCATAAACGTAGAGGTCAATGCGACAGGAAACCATACCAATACCGCACAAATTATCGCTTCGGACGCTTTTGATATAGATTCGACTCCGGCAAATGGTGTTTCCTCAGAAGATGACCAAGGGGATGTAGTAATATCGCCCCAGGAGTTGATCGATCTATCCTTGACCAAAAGCATTGATAAATCGCCACCATTGGTGAGCGATAATGTCCGTTTTACAATTGTAGTGACCAATGATGGACCAAGTGATGCCACCTCGGTGGAAGTTACCGACCTGTTGCCATCGGGATACACCTACATTTCGGACAATAGTGGAGGAACTTATAACCAGATAACAGGAATCTGGAACGTTGGTACATTGTCCAGTGGCAATTCAACGAGCCTTTCGATTTTGTGCAATGTAAATGCCTCCGGTATTTACGAAAATACAGCAGAAATTACAGGACATGACCAAACAGATGTGGATTCCGCACCAAATAACGGTCTTGTGGGAGAGGATGACCAAGATAGTATTTCGGTGGTCCCCGAACCGTTGGTAGATATTGAAATAACCAAAACTGTTGACGAACTTGTCCCAGAAGTGGGAGAAGAAATACGCTTTACGGTAACCATACAGAACAATGGCCCCAGTGATGCCACCAATGTTGTGGTAACGGATGTACTGTCAACAGGATATCAGTTGGTGGCAGCAAACCCATCTGTGGGAACGTACAATGCCACCAATGGTTCTTGGGTAGTGGGCAATTTGGCGAACGGGATTTCGGAGACTTTGGAAATATCCGTAGACGTGTTGCCAACTGGAAACTACAGCAACACGGCCGAGTTGACCAATGTGGCCGAAAGGGATATAGATTCAAGCCCCAATAACAATAACGAGACCGAAGATGATCAACAGACCATAGAACCAATTGTAGTTCCGGTGGCCGATCTCCTGTTGCGCAAATCCGTAAACGAATTGAGCCCGTACGTGGGACAAAATGTGATCTTTACCCTAAACATTACCAATTTAGGCCCTAGTGAAGCCTCAGGGGTTCAAATTATGGATCTTCTACCGGACGGTTATACCTATGTTTCCCATGGCGCAACTGCGGGAATTTATATCCCCACAACGGGTATGTGGACCTTAAACGCAGATATCGGCGATGGAAACACCGAAACACTTTCTATAGTGGCAGCAGTGAACGATCAAGGGGATTACTTTAATGTAACCGAAGTATTTTCGGCAGATCAATTGGATCCCAACTCCATTCCCAATAACAATAATGTTTTTGAAAACGATCAAGATAGTGCTGGTACTACACCTGTGCCATCTGCAGATTTAAATTTGAACTTGGCGGTGGACAACGAGTTTCCTGATGTAGGAACACAGGTAACCTTTACCGTAACATTGGCCAACCAAGGTCCCAGTGATGCCATTGGAGTGGCCGTGGAAAATTTACTGTCGGATGGATTTACATATATTTCCGATAATTCTAATGGGTCGTTTGATCCATCTACAGGACTTTGGAATGTTGGGAATCTTGCCTTGGCAACCCAGATGGAGCTGAGCATTGTAGCTGAAGTGAACCCGACAGGAGATTACGATATAAACTCCGAAGTGGTAAGTGCTACTTTTTTTGATGTAGATTCCACACCGAACAACAATATCCCAACAGAGGATGATCAAGATCATAAAACAATATCTCCACGACAAGTGGCGGATATTTCAATAAGTCAAACTGTAAGCAGCATGAATCCTGAAGTTGGTGATGAAGTGGTCTTTACCATTCAAATTGCCAACAATGGCCCCAACCATGCGACCGGGCTGATCATCGAAGATGAACTGGAGAATGGTTATCAATTTGTGTCCGCCATGCCTTCTGCCGGTGTTTATGATGAAATAGCAGGGTCTTGGGAGCTGCCTTCCCTTGCCAATGCAACAACCCAAACTTTGGAAATAAGAGTACTTGTACTTCCAAATGGAGAGTATAAGAATACTGCCGAACTTATAGCTTCGGACATTTATGACCCCGATTCCACCCCAAACAACAACTTGGGCTCTGAGGATGATCAATCAACGATAATTCCAGTTCCGGGCGGACTTAACGATCTTTCTTTATCCAAAACGGTGGATAACGCCAACCCGAATGTGGGAGATCTAGTTCGCTTTGTGGTGAGCATTACCAATAATGGGCCGTCCGATGCAAGAAATGTTTCGGTTACCGATATATTGCCTATCGGTTATACTTACGAATCCCATAGTGCTACCGCAGGTGTTTACCAAGCAAATGCTGGACTATGGAACATCAATAGGGCAATTTTGAATCAGGATACGGAAAGCTTGGAGATTTTGGCGGTGGTCAATCCGCCCACAGGGACCGAGAACGAATATTTGAACGAAGCATATATATCGTCAAGTTTATATCCAGATCCTGACAGTGACCCATCAACAGGTACCAATGCAGATGATCTTTCCGATGGCATTGTGGATGACGATGAGGCCGCTGCTTTTGTACTGCCACAAACAACCGATCTGGTCATCACAAAACATGTGGACAATGCCTCGCCCAATATTGGGGATGAGGTAATTTTTGAGATTACCGTTGTCAATCAAGGTTTAGATGACGCCACCCATATCGGAATTCAGGAAGAGTTGCCATTGGGATATACATATGTAAGCCACGAAACAACCAATGGAACGTACGATGCATCGGCCTCTTTTTGGGAAATAGAATCTTTACCAACAACAGAATCGGCCACACTATTGCTTACGGTTGAGGTTGCGGATGTTGACGATTACATCAACCGAGTGAGTTTGGCATTTGTAGATCAATGGGATATAGATGAAAGCAATAACTCCGCTGAGGCTTTTGTGGAACCTGGTTGTTTGGTGGTGTATAACGAGTTTTCGCCCAATGGGGACGGGGTAAACGACTATTTTAAAATCGATTGTATTGCGCAATATCCGAACAATTCGCTACAAGTGTACAACCGATGGGGAAATATTGTTTTCCAGACAAGATCGTATAAAAATGATTGGGACGGTACCACTAATGGCCGTGCCGTAGTTCAACCAGAGGATCAATTGCCCGTGGGAACATATTATTATGTGTTGGATTTGGGCGATGGTTCGGAGCCACGAACCGATTGGTTGTATATAAACAGATAA
- a CDS encoding type IX secretion system membrane protein PorP/SprF yields the protein MVWFKHKVKGARQICFLLMVLFVYSGYAQQDPQFTQYMYNTMSVNPAFAGNHGHLTALLLHRSQWVGVNGAPNTQVLAVDMPLENKIGAGGIISRDALGPSSEISVDGNVSYTIQLDSANSKLSFGMKLGGRIFDVDFSKGLTEDADVAFQNNIKSKFFPTIGAGLFYDTKKGYLGFAIPNFFSQKHYDGEEQEIAAERLHYYFIGGKVVDLTPDVKLKPAFFVKWVPGAPIIADVSVNAMLRETFTFGLAYRWDDSFSTLLGMQINPNFSAGYAYDLTTSNLASYTGGSHELFVRYEFKSSKKQKEPPTF from the coding sequence ATGGTTTGGTTTAAACATAAAGTAAAAGGGGCAAGGCAAATCTGTTTTCTGCTCATGGTTCTGTTTGTCTATTCCGGTTATGCTCAACAGGACCCCCAGTTTACCCAGTACATGTACAATACCATGAGTGTTAACCCTGCATTTGCCGGTAACCATGGCCATTTAACTGCTCTATTGTTGCATCGTTCGCAATGGGTAGGTGTAAATGGAGCTCCGAATACCCAAGTATTGGCGGTGGATATGCCATTGGAGAATAAAATCGGGGCAGGGGGGATTATTTCCCGAGATGCTCTTGGTCCATCTTCCGAAATTTCTGTGGATGGCAATGTTTCGTATACCATACAATTGGACAGTGCCAATAGTAAACTTTCTTTTGGCATGAAATTGGGCGGACGCATTTTTGATGTTGATTTTTCCAAGGGCCTAACAGAGGACGCCGATGTGGCATTTCAGAATAATATAAAGAGCAAGTTTTTCCCTACTATTGGTGCAGGGTTGTTCTATGATACCAAAAAAGGATATTTAGGGTTTGCTATTCCCAATTTCTTTTCACAAAAACACTACGACGGGGAAGAGCAGGAGATAGCTGCTGAACGACTACATTATTATTTTATAGGGGGCAAAGTAGTGGATTTGACCCCAGATGTAAAGTTAAAACCTGCCTTTTTTGTAAAATGGGTGCCCGGTGCGCCGATTATCGCCGATGTATCGGTAAACGCTATGCTACGGGAAACCTTTACCTTTGGATTGGCCTACCGCTGGGACGATTCCTTTTCTACTTTATTGGGCATGCAGATCAATCCGAACTTTAGTGCTGGGTATGCCTATGATCTAACCACCTCCAATTTGGCTAGCTATACAGGGGGATCACACGAGTTATTTGTTAGGTACGAGTTTAAATCCTCCAAAAAGCAGAAAGAACCTCCTACGTTTTAG
- a CDS encoding precorrin-2 dehydrogenase/sirohydrochlorin ferrochelatase family protein, giving the protein MERNELYPIFLKVSHLKVLIVGGGNVGLEKLTFLLKSSPRAQVQMVAPEFLSDTLELAKKHNVEITKDVYADHFLKGKHIVIACTDKPKVNEQVYHDCRELGKLVNVADNPPFCDFYMGGIVTKGNVKVAISTNGKSPTTAKRLRQFFEDVLPDNIDDLVNNLNEYRKTLKGDFEQKVEALNEFTKGLVNNKD; this is encoded by the coding sequence ATGGAGAGGAATGAATTGTACCCCATTTTTTTAAAGGTTTCCCATTTAAAGGTACTCATTGTTGGGGGAGGTAACGTAGGCTTGGAAAAGTTGACTTTTTTGCTGAAATCCAGTCCACGGGCCCAAGTTCAAATGGTAGCGCCCGAATTTTTGTCAGATACTTTGGAATTGGCCAAAAAGCACAATGTTGAGATCACAAAGGATGTTTATGCAGATCATTTTCTAAAAGGGAAACACATTGTGATCGCCTGTACGGACAAGCCCAAGGTCAACGAGCAAGTGTACCATGATTGTAGGGAGCTGGGTAAATTGGTAAATGTGGCGGATAATCCTCCATTTTGCGATTTTTATATGGGCGGTATAGTGACCAAGGGAAATGTGAAAGTTGCCATATCCACCAATGGTAAATCGCCAACAACGGCCAAGCGCCTTCGTCAATTTTTTGAAGATGTACTGCCGGACAACATTGATGATCTCGTAAACAATCTGAACGAATATCGGAAGACCTTAAAGGGGGACTTTGAACAAAAGGTCGAAGCACTGAACGAATTCACCAAAGGATTGGTAAACAATAAGGATTAA
- a CDS encoding LytR/AlgR family response regulator transcription factor — translation MILKAVIIEDEKHSRETLKSMLEEFCKDVQVIATAGSVQEAVKVLSIYSPDIVFLDIELQSGVGFDVLEQIKDPNFEVIFTTAFEKYAIKAIKFSSLDYLLKPIDLDELQQAVEKARTRMDTNVYREQLDTLMQSISRGKVRPEKICLATTAGMEFIGIDEIIACKADGSYTIFMLEDENTLLVSKHLKEYENLLSEHQFMRVHNSFLINLKKVKKYVKSDGGYVIMNNDLQVNISPRKKDDLIEAMKRL, via the coding sequence ATGATTTTAAAAGCAGTAATTATCGAAGATGAAAAACATAGCAGGGAAACCCTAAAGTCTATGTTGGAAGAATTTTGCAAAGACGTTCAAGTAATTGCAACGGCCGGCTCTGTTCAAGAAGCCGTAAAAGTATTATCCATTTACAGCCCCGACATTGTTTTTCTGGACATAGAACTACAATCGGGAGTAGGTTTCGATGTTCTTGAACAGATCAAAGATCCAAATTTTGAGGTGATTTTTACCACCGCATTCGAAAAGTATGCGATAAAGGCCATAAAGTTCAGCTCCTTGGACTATCTACTTAAACCCATAGATCTGGACGAGCTACAACAAGCCGTAGAGAAAGCCAGAACCCGTATGGACACCAATGTGTACCGGGAGCAATTGGATACTTTAATGCAAAGCATCTCCCGCGGTAAGGTTAGACCGGAAAAAATCTGTTTGGCCACCACGGCAGGAATGGAATTTATTGGGATAGACGAAATTATCGCTTGTAAAGCAGATGGCTCCTATACCATCTTTATGCTCGAGGACGAGAACACCCTACTAGTGAGCAAACATTTAAAAGAATATGAAAACCTGTTATCCGAACACCAGTTTATGAGGGTTCATAACAGTTTTCTCATCAATCTAAAAAAGGTAAAAAAGTATGTCAAGTCAGATGGGGGATATGTAATTATGAACAACGATTTGCAGGTAAATATTTCCCCAAGAAAAAAAGACGACCTAATAGAGGCCATGAAACGTTTGTAG